In Holophagales bacterium, one DNA window encodes the following:
- a CDS encoding PQQ-binding-like beta-propeller repeat protein, with product MDGERKPLFIGIGGHVVALDPGTGSELWRTKLKSSPFVTVTTQGDAIFAGAGGELWCLDPATGAIRWHNPLKGLGLNVVGFAGSPAVLLAAIAAAQAAAAVAASSG from the coding sequence ATGGACGGCGAGAGGAAGCCCTTGTTCATCGGAATCGGCGGGCACGTCGTGGCGCTCGACCCGGGCACCGGGAGCGAGCTCTGGCGGACCAAGCTCAAGTCGAGCCCGTTCGTCACCGTGACGACGCAGGGCGACGCCATCTTCGCGGGTGCGGGCGGCGAGCTCTGGTGCCTCGACCCGGCGACCGGGGCGATTCGCTGGCACAATCCGCTCAAGGGCCTCGGGCTGAACGTCGTGGGCTTCGCCGGCTCACCGGCGGTGCTGCTCGCGGCGATCGCTGCGGCGCAGGCCGCCGCGGCTGTCGCGGCGTCTTCGGGCTGA
- a CDS encoding methyltransferase domain-containing protein yields the protein MQDDSVHPLHPAGPAVLLCTVRNCGLPLAAGPSHFRCASGHTFDRARRGWVNLLQPQDRRSRVPGDSRAAALARRRLVARGIEAPLHRHLLAQVTELEVARPAVLDVGCGEGSALAFLAERRPIDAHGVDLSAEAIDLAAMQLPRALWVVANADRGLPFAAASFDLAMSLLARRPVTELARVLRPGGRLLVAVPAPDDLAELREVVQGAATARDRLGPIAAELAADFELVGRERCADRLALDRPALDDLLAASYRGARAAERARFADVERLEVTSARDVGCFRRR from the coding sequence ATGCAAGACGACTCGGTGCATCCGCTTCACCCGGCGGGCCCGGCCGTCCTGCTCTGCACGGTTCGCAACTGCGGCCTGCCGCTCGCCGCCGGGCCTTCGCACTTCCGCTGCGCCAGCGGTCACACCTTCGATCGGGCACGGCGTGGCTGGGTGAACCTCCTGCAACCGCAGGATCGCCGGTCGCGCGTCCCCGGCGATTCCCGCGCCGCGGCCCTGGCACGTCGTCGCCTGGTGGCCCGCGGCATCGAGGCGCCGCTCCATCGCCACCTGCTCGCCCAGGTCACCGAGCTCGAGGTCGCCCGTCCGGCGGTGCTCGACGTCGGCTGCGGCGAAGGCTCCGCGCTCGCGTTTCTCGCCGAGCGCCGCCCCATCGACGCGCACGGTGTCGATCTTTCCGCCGAGGCGATCGACCTCGCCGCCATGCAGCTCCCGAGGGCTCTCTGGGTCGTCGCCAACGCCGACCGTGGCCTCCCCTTCGCCGCGGCGAGCTTCGATCTCGCGATGTCGCTCCTGGCGCGCCGCCCGGTGACGGAGCTCGCACGCGTCCTGCGCCCCGGAGGGAGGCTGCTCGTCGCCGTGCCGGCACCCGACGACCTCGCCGAGCTGCGCGAAGTCGTCCAAGGGGCGGCGACCGCACGCGACCGGCTCGGTCCGATCGCCGCCGAGCTCGCCGCCGATTTCGAGCTCGTGGGTCGCGAACGCTGCGCCGACCGGCTCGCGCTCGACCGCCCGGCCCTCGACGACCTGCTCGCCGCGAGCTATCGCGGCGCGCGCGCCGCCGAGCGGGCACGCTTCGCCGACGTCGAGCGCCTGGAGGTGACCAGTGCGCGCGACGTCGGCTGCTTCCGGCGCCGCTGA
- a CDS encoding DUF1475 family protein — translation MRTALRLLFAGIFVAMVAVTLEASLERNVFTAAAALWPDAWFRATLADAYFGFVTVWVWVAYRERTHGARAAWLAAFLTLGNLAMAAYVLLALARLPAGAPLWQALLRPEHRTAGTALPASAQR, via the coding sequence ATGAGAACCGCCCTGCGTCTCCTCTTCGCCGGCATCTTCGTCGCCATGGTCGCGGTGACCCTCGAGGCCAGCCTCGAACGCAACGTCTTCACGGCGGCCGCGGCGCTCTGGCCGGACGCCTGGTTTCGCGCCACGCTCGCCGACGCCTACTTCGGCTTCGTCACCGTCTGGGTCTGGGTGGCCTATCGGGAGCGCACGCACGGGGCGCGTGCCGCCTGGCTCGCCGCGTTCCTCACCCTGGGGAATCTCGCGATGGCGGCGTACGTCCTGCTCGCCCTGGCGCGACTGCCCGCCGGTGCTCCACTCTGGCAAGCGCTCCTGCGGCCGGAGCACCGGACGGCCGGCACGGCGCTGCCGGCCAGCGCTCAGCGGTAG
- a CDS encoding NADH:flavin oxidoreductase/NADH oxidase, translating into MSILFSPLRLRRVELRNRIAVSPMCQYSAEDGLAAAWHLVHLGSRAVGGAGLVIVEATAVRPEGRISPGDLGLWRDDQAAALAPIAAFLEAQGAVAGIQLAHAGRKASTDLAWRGGRPLAPRDGGWCPVAPSPLRFADGSPEPHALDERAIAEIVAAFAAAAGRAAAAGFRLVELHMAHGYLLHQFLSPLSNRRDDDYGGSLAHRMRLPLAVAEAVRAVWPAELPLVVRLSATDWVEGGWDLDASIALARELRARGVDLIDCSSGGLVPQATIPLAPGYQVPFSASIRREAAIATGAVGLITTAEQAEHILAEGEADLVLLGRELLRDPYWPLHAARGLGVDVPWPSPYLRAK; encoded by the coding sequence GTGAGCATCCTCTTTTCCCCTCTGCGCCTGCGCCGTGTCGAGCTGCGCAACCGCATCGCCGTTTCGCCGATGTGCCAGTACTCGGCCGAGGACGGCCTTGCCGCCGCCTGGCACCTCGTCCACCTCGGCAGCAGGGCGGTGGGCGGCGCGGGCCTGGTGATCGTCGAAGCGACGGCGGTGCGACCCGAGGGTCGGATCTCGCCGGGCGACCTCGGCCTCTGGCGTGACGACCAGGCCGCCGCGCTGGCGCCGATCGCCGCCTTTCTCGAGGCCCAGGGGGCGGTGGCCGGAATCCAGCTTGCGCACGCCGGGCGCAAGGCCTCGACCGATCTCGCCTGGCGCGGCGGCCGGCCGCTCGCGCCGCGCGACGGCGGTTGGTGCCCGGTGGCGCCGAGCCCGCTGCGCTTCGCCGACGGCAGTCCCGAGCCGCACGCCCTCGACGAGCGCGCGATCGCCGAAATCGTCGCGGCGTTCGCCGCGGCCGCCGGTCGTGCCGCAGCCGCCGGGTTCCGCCTCGTCGAATTGCACATGGCGCACGGCTACCTCCTGCACCAGTTCCTTTCGCCGCTGTCCAATCGCCGCGACGACGACTACGGCGGATCGCTCGCCCACCGGATGCGCCTGCCGCTCGCCGTGGCGGAGGCGGTGCGTGCCGTCTGGCCGGCGGAGCTTCCGCTGGTCGTGCGTCTTTCGGCGACCGACTGGGTCGAGGGCGGCTGGGATCTCGACGCGTCGATCGCCCTCGCGCGCGAGCTGCGGGCGCGCGGTGTCGATCTGATCGACTGCTCCTCGGGCGGCCTGGTGCCCCAGGCGACGATCCCGCTCGCTCCGGGCTATCAGGTGCCGTTCTCCGCGAGCATCCGGCGCGAGGCGGCGATCGCCACCGGCGCGGTGGGTCTGATCACGACCGCCGAGCAGGCCGAGCACATCCTGGCCGAGGGCGAGGCCGATCTCGTGCTGCTCGGGCGGGAGCTGCTGCGGGATCCCTATTGGCCGCTCCACGCGGCGCGAGGGCTCGGCGTCGACGTCCCCTGGCCGTCGCCGTACCTGCGGGCGAAGTAG
- a CDS encoding TonB-dependent receptor encodes MGPRFWDRGRGLRGLVAAGMLLGFLVPALVAAQSQSTGGTIEGSVKDDSGAPLPGVTVAIRNVATSLSRSTVTDGSGLFRAPLLPVGTYELEASLSGFASLKSSDLRVGIGQTLTVDLKMQLAAVSESITVTGEASVLEVTRSAQASAVGAEAVAALPTNGRNFIDFVLTTPGVTRDVRLGDISFAGQRGTLNSLVVDGADNNNTFFGQTLGRTGSGRAPYQFSQDAVQEFQVNRNAYSAEYGRAGGAVINVVTKSGGNELKGSAFEFYRSEDLNAKQYADKIANRAKSKYRYDQFGLSLGGPVVHDRLFFFLSYDAQRNTIPNVISIDNNLAGLTLPNDPDTIAGLAKLRAKGESWERGQDQDVYLAKLDWLPSSSHRLSARYNRQEFTGVNFENGGATNGAEHTGDSLVNTDTINASLSSVFSDALFNELRGQWAKDQEPGKANSDLPEATVRQGGRTILVVGRNFFSPRETTIDRWQVADTVSWFKGSHGIKAGFDYLHDDILNYFPGNFSGGYTFDSLAAWNLGVPSSYVQAFAGAGTTGPTTKPSSRELAAFVQDEWKISSQLSVMLGVRYDLQKYDPSKVRNPDPQLAAAGIDTRFVPKDDDNYAPRLGFAWTPRSDVVVRGGYGVFYGRTPAIMVGTAHSNNGINVQTITLTGSAVPIYPTILTSIPTGATPPKPSIFVFDPAFENPEVAQASLGADWAITPDLALAVSYLHVDADHLQRTRDFNVGTPVATEIPVTTGGSVTVQRFPSARPFSNFDRILRFESTAESRYDGATIELRRRFVHGFQASVAYTYGKVEDTVPDATAVVPGGSDDAKFASNPADFEADRAPGANDQRHRVVVSGLWQLPYFRESDGWRRAVLGGWSISWIASYQSGQPYSLAVTNDLNNDGNRRNDIVPGSRDSVELPATYGVDLRISKEIRLGGRVGLELIAEAFNLFDRDNIIGQRTGYYTYNASANTLAPQSNFGQDTTAADNRIVQLAAKITF; translated from the coding sequence ATGGGGCCGAGATTCTGGGACCGTGGCCGGGGCTTGCGTGGTCTCGTCGCCGCAGGGATGTTGCTGGGCTTCTTGGTGCCGGCGCTTGTTGCAGCACAGTCGCAGAGCACCGGCGGAACGATCGAAGGGAGCGTGAAGGACGACAGTGGCGCGCCGCTGCCCGGGGTCACGGTGGCGATCCGCAACGTGGCGACCAGCCTGTCGCGAAGCACCGTGACCGACGGCAGCGGCCTCTTCCGGGCGCCGCTCCTGCCGGTGGGCACCTACGAGCTGGAGGCCTCGCTCTCGGGCTTCGCCTCGCTCAAGAGCTCCGATCTGCGCGTCGGCATCGGCCAGACCCTGACGGTCGACCTGAAGATGCAGCTTGCCGCGGTCAGCGAGTCGATCACCGTCACCGGCGAGGCGTCGGTGCTCGAGGTGACGCGCAGCGCGCAGGCCTCGGCGGTGGGAGCGGAGGCGGTGGCGGCGCTGCCGACGAACGGTCGCAACTTCATCGACTTCGTGCTCACCACCCCCGGCGTGACCCGCGACGTGCGGCTCGGCGACATCAGCTTCGCCGGCCAGCGCGGCACGCTGAACTCGCTGGTGGTCGACGGCGCCGACAACAACAACACCTTCTTCGGCCAGACGCTCGGCCGGACCGGCTCGGGTCGCGCGCCATACCAGTTCAGCCAGGACGCGGTGCAGGAGTTCCAGGTCAACCGCAACGCCTACTCGGCGGAGTACGGACGGGCCGGCGGCGCGGTGATCAACGTGGTGACCAAGTCGGGAGGCAACGAGCTCAAGGGCTCGGCGTTCGAGTTCTACCGCAGCGAGGATCTGAACGCCAAGCAGTACGCCGACAAAATCGCCAACCGCGCCAAGTCGAAGTACCGCTACGACCAGTTCGGCCTCTCGCTCGGCGGGCCGGTGGTGCACGACCGGCTCTTCTTCTTCCTCTCCTACGACGCGCAGCGCAACACCATCCCGAACGTCATCAGCATCGACAACAACCTCGCCGGCCTGACGCTGCCGAACGACCCCGACACGATCGCCGGGCTCGCCAAGCTGCGGGCCAAGGGCGAGAGTTGGGAGCGCGGCCAGGACCAGGACGTCTATCTCGCCAAGCTCGACTGGCTGCCTTCGTCCTCCCACCGGCTGTCGGCGCGCTACAACCGCCAGGAGTTCACCGGCGTCAACTTCGAGAACGGCGGTGCCACGAACGGTGCCGAGCACACCGGCGACAGCCTGGTGAACACCGACACGATCAACGCCTCGCTCTCCTCGGTCTTCTCCGACGCCCTGTTCAACGAGCTCCGGGGCCAGTGGGCGAAGGACCAGGAGCCCGGCAAGGCGAACAGCGACCTGCCCGAGGCGACGGTGCGCCAGGGCGGGCGCACGATCCTCGTCGTCGGGCGGAACTTCTTCAGCCCGCGCGAGACGACGATCGACCGCTGGCAGGTGGCCGACACCGTCTCCTGGTTCAAGGGATCGCACGGCATCAAGGCCGGCTTCGACTACCTGCACGACGACATCCTCAACTACTTCCCGGGCAACTTCTCCGGCGGCTACACCTTCGACTCGCTCGCGGCCTGGAACCTCGGCGTGCCGTCCTCCTACGTCCAGGCGTTCGCCGGCGCCGGCACCACCGGTCCGACGACCAAGCCGAGCTCGCGCGAGCTCGCCGCCTTCGTGCAGGACGAGTGGAAGATCAGCTCGCAGCTCTCGGTGATGCTCGGCGTGCGCTACGACCTGCAGAAGTACGACCCGTCGAAGGTCCGCAACCCGGATCCGCAGCTTGCGGCCGCGGGCATCGACACGCGCTTCGTGCCGAAGGACGACGACAACTACGCCCCGCGCCTCGGCTTCGCCTGGACGCCGCGCAGCGACGTCGTGGTGCGCGGCGGCTACGGCGTCTTCTACGGCCGGACGCCGGCGATCATGGTGGGGACGGCGCACTCGAACAACGGCATCAACGTCCAGACGATCACCCTGACCGGCAGCGCGGTGCCGATCTACCCGACGATCCTGACGTCGATCCCCACCGGTGCGACGCCGCCCAAGCCGTCGATCTTCGTCTTCGACCCGGCGTTCGAGAACCCGGAAGTCGCGCAGGCGAGCCTCGGCGCCGACTGGGCGATCACGCCCGACTTGGCGCTCGCGGTGAGCTACCTGCACGTCGACGCCGACCACCTCCAGCGGACCCGCGACTTCAACGTCGGCACGCCGGTGGCGACCGAGATTCCGGTGACCACGGGCGGCAGCGTTACCGTCCAGCGCTTCCCGTCGGCGCGGCCGTTCTCCAACTTCGACCGCATCCTGCGGTTCGAGAGCACCGCCGAGAGCCGCTACGACGGCGCGACGATCGAGCTGCGCCGCCGGTTCGTCCACGGGTTCCAGGCGAGCGTGGCCTACACCTACGGCAAGGTCGAAGACACGGTCCCCGATGCCACCGCGGTGGTGCCGGGCGGCAGCGACGACGCGAAGTTCGCCTCCAACCCGGCCGACTTCGAGGCGGATCGCGCGCCCGGAGCGAACGACCAGCGGCACCGGGTCGTCGTCTCCGGTCTCTGGCAGCTCCCCTACTTCCGGGAAAGCGACGGCTGGCGCCGCGCCGTGCTCGGCGGCTGGTCGATCTCCTGGATCGCGTCGTATCAGAGCGGTCAGCCGTACTCCCTGGCGGTGACCAACGACCTCAACAACGACGGGAACCGGCGCAACGACATCGTGCCGGGCAGCCGCGACTCGGTCGAGCTGCCGGCAACCTACGGCGTCGACCTGCGGATCTCGAAGGAGATCCGTCTGGGTGGCCGCGTCGGTCTCGAGCTGATCGCCGAGGCGTTCAACCTCTTCGATCGCGACAACATCATCGGCCAGCGGACCGGCTACTACACGTACAACGCCAGCGCCAACACGCTGGCGCCGCAGAGCAACTTCGGGCAGGACACGACGGCAGCCGACAACCGGATCGTCCAGCTCGCCGCCAAGATCACCTTCTGA
- a CDS encoding acyl-CoA dehydrogenase has protein sequence MPYRVDLQDLEFQLFDWLRLEELLAHPRFADWDRDSLRMVLGEAAELAVRELAPINVEGDRAGVTWEDGRVSVPPSAVRAWKLFCEGGWVGLTSDPALGGMGLPDAVGSAANEIFAGANLAFNLVGLLTRSAAQLVADYGTPELRELYCPRMIEGRWTGTMCLTESQAGSDVGANRTKAERQEDGTYRIAGEKIFITCGEHDLAENIVHAVLARTPGAPAGTRGLSLFLVPKFLPNADGSLGARNDVWCSSIEHKMGIHASPTCTMLFGREGRCRGFLLGEEGQGIRLMFDMMNAARIEVGLQGTAVGAAAYLAALDYARERVQMRHWDPSRGAEPVAIVEHPDVRRMLLGSAATVQAMRALLLRTSWHLDRSHASEGDERRAHQSAVALLTPVCKAWASDWGFRVAEWSVQVFGGYGYTRDYPVEQYLRDAKITSIYEGTNGIQALDFVGRKLAMDGGKPLAALLDELEQAAAAVAAMPELAAAGREVATGLATFRRLVAEVPRRPDGALLVTLNAVPLLDLFGALCGGGFLLQQAAIARTQLADLLATRGVAGDAPAAARRTAIAENAQASFLHNKIQAAVHFGLRTVPTAVAQAVAVESGDRAAMEAIF, from the coding sequence ATGCCCTACCGCGTCGATCTCCAGGATCTCGAGTTCCAGCTCTTCGACTGGCTCCGTCTCGAGGAGCTGCTGGCCCATCCGCGCTTCGCCGACTGGGACCGCGACAGCCTGCGCATGGTGCTCGGCGAGGCCGCCGAGCTCGCCGTGCGCGAGCTCGCGCCGATCAACGTCGAGGGCGACCGCGCGGGGGTGACCTGGGAGGACGGCCGGGTGAGCGTGCCGCCGTCGGCGGTGCGTGCGTGGAAGCTCTTCTGCGAGGGCGGCTGGGTCGGCCTGACGAGCGATCCGGCGCTCGGCGGCATGGGGCTTCCCGACGCGGTCGGCTCGGCGGCCAACGAGATCTTCGCCGGCGCCAACCTCGCCTTCAACCTTGTCGGGCTGCTCACCCGCAGCGCCGCGCAGCTGGTGGCCGACTACGGCACGCCGGAGTTGCGCGAGCTCTACTGCCCGCGGATGATCGAAGGCCGCTGGACCGGCACGATGTGCCTGACCGAGTCGCAGGCCGGCTCCGACGTCGGCGCCAATCGAACGAAGGCCGAACGGCAGGAGGACGGCACCTACCGGATCGCCGGGGAGAAGATCTTCATTACCTGCGGCGAGCACGACCTTGCCGAGAACATCGTGCACGCCGTCCTGGCGCGCACGCCCGGCGCCCCGGCGGGGACACGCGGGCTGTCGCTCTTCCTGGTGCCGAAGTTCCTGCCGAACGCCGACGGAAGTCTCGGTGCGCGCAACGACGTCTGGTGCAGCAGCATCGAGCACAAGATGGGGATCCACGCTTCGCCCACCTGCACGATGCTCTTCGGACGCGAAGGCCGCTGCCGCGGCTTCCTGCTCGGCGAGGAGGGGCAGGGGATCCGCCTGATGTTCGACATGATGAACGCGGCGCGCATCGAGGTCGGGCTGCAGGGGACGGCGGTGGGGGCGGCGGCCTACCTCGCGGCGCTCGACTACGCGCGCGAGCGGGTGCAGATGCGCCACTGGGACCCGTCGCGCGGCGCCGAGCCGGTGGCGATCGTCGAGCATCCGGACGTGCGCCGGATGCTGCTCGGCAGCGCGGCGACGGTGCAAGCGATGCGCGCGCTGCTGCTGCGCACCTCCTGGCACCTCGATCGCTCGCATGCCAGCGAGGGTGACGAGCGGCGCGCCCACCAGTCGGCGGTGGCGCTGCTGACGCCGGTGTGCAAGGCCTGGGCTTCGGACTGGGGGTTCCGCGTCGCCGAGTGGTCGGTGCAGGTGTTCGGCGGTTACGGCTACACGCGCGACTACCCCGTCGAGCAGTACCTGCGCGACGCCAAGATCACCTCGATCTACGAGGGGACGAACGGCATCCAGGCGCTCGACTTCGTCGGCCGCAAGCTCGCCATGGACGGCGGCAAGCCGCTCGCCGCGCTGCTCGACGAGCTCGAGCAGGCGGCCGCGGCGGTGGCCGCGATGCCGGAGCTCGCGGCGGCCGGTCGCGAAGTGGCGACGGGGCTCGCCACCTTCCGCCGGCTCGTCGCCGAGGTGCCGCGCCGCCCCGACGGCGCGCTGCTCGTGACGCTCAACGCTGTGCCGTTGCTCGACCTCTTCGGCGCGCTCTGCGGCGGCGGCTTCCTGTTGCAGCAGGCGGCGATCGCCCGCACCCAGCTCGCCGACCTGCTCGCCACGCGCGGGGTCGCCGGAGACGCCCCCGCCGCGGCGCGCCGCACCGCGATCGCCGAGAACGCCCAGGCGTCGTTCCTGCACAACAAGATCCAGGCCGCGGTCCACTTCGGGCTGCGCACCGTGCCGACCGCCGTCGCTCAGGCCGTTGCGGTCGAGAGCGGCGACCGGGCGGCGATGGAGGCCATCTTCTAG
- a CDS encoding DUF4388 domain-containing protein, which translates to MEFTGRLDVFPTSALLQWAGTERRTGALVVRSEGREKHLLFQAGRLVGCLPNDPREHYGQYLLLNGYLQPAALVEALGHCRQHGKRLGASLAELGLLDEATIRRTLREAIEASVCDLFLWKHGLFYFTEQPLPAEQLTCEPIELFHLVLEGTRWMDEHARLRGILVSDQVVLGRGSAFPGEKLSPTAEQIARGLSGLGREATVGELRDRTGGVEFLFLKEVVGLLRADVFRISRVVEATAQPVGDVNLQRLLLEQTAFEEVLVGGEKAVVPLDFLRHLCPIWLRRPTEEDLAGHSPAQRSLLEALDGRTPLRRLLAQSEAQRAEQIEALLLAVKRREIVLLPASLEEIERRLAADSPLRKIWKKLAS; encoded by the coding sequence GTGGAATTCACCGGACGGTTGGACGTCTTCCCGACCTCGGCCCTGCTGCAGTGGGCCGGCACGGAGCGGCGCACCGGGGCCCTGGTGGTACGGAGCGAGGGGCGCGAAAAGCACCTGCTCTTTCAGGCGGGCCGGCTCGTCGGCTGTCTGCCGAACGACCCACGCGAACACTACGGACAGTACCTGCTGCTCAACGGCTACCTGCAACCGGCAGCGCTGGTCGAGGCGCTCGGCCACTGCCGGCAGCACGGCAAGCGGCTTGGTGCCTCGCTCGCCGAGCTCGGGCTGCTCGACGAGGCGACGATCCGTCGCACGCTGCGCGAGGCGATCGAAGCCTCGGTGTGCGACCTCTTCCTCTGGAAGCACGGGCTGTTCTACTTCACCGAGCAGCCGCTGCCCGCCGAGCAGCTCACCTGCGAGCCGATCGAGCTCTTCCATCTGGTTCTCGAAGGGACGCGGTGGATGGACGAGCACGCACGTCTGCGCGGCATCCTGGTGAGCGACCAGGTGGTGCTCGGTCGCGGGTCGGCCTTCCCGGGCGAGAAGCTCTCGCCGACGGCCGAACAGATCGCGCGCGGACTTTCCGGCCTGGGGCGCGAGGCGACCGTCGGCGAGCTTCGCGATCGCACCGGCGGCGTGGAGTTTCTCTTCCTCAAGGAGGTCGTCGGGCTCTTGCGGGCCGACGTCTTCCGCATCTCGCGAGTCGTCGAGGCGACCGCCCAGCCGGTAGGCGACGTCAACCTGCAGCGCCTCCTGCTCGAACAGACAGCCTTCGAGGAGGTGCTGGTCGGCGGCGAGAAGGCGGTCGTGCCGCTCGACTTCCTGCGCCACCTCTGCCCGATCTGGTTGCGGCGTCCGACCGAAGAGGATCTGGCCGGCCACAGCCCGGCGCAGCGCTCGCTGCTCGAGGCGCTCGACGGTCGCACCCCCCTGCGTCGACTGCTCGCCCAGAGCGAGGCGCAGCGCGCCGAGCAGATCGAGGCGCTGCTGCTGGCGGTCAAGCGGCGCGAGATCGTGCTGCTGCCGGCGTCGCTCGAGGAGATCGAACGCCGGCTCGCCGCCGATTCGCCGCTGCGGAAAATCTGGAAGAAGCTCGCCAGTTGA
- a CDS encoding CoA pyrophosphatase → MVRLPDLGAFAAILAAHPARVDDAVRDAHKAAVAAVLRQESEGPELLFIRRAEHPRDPWSGQMGLPGGRVDPGDADPLAAAVRETREELSLDLGTHGALIGRLSEVRTHLALGRLPHCVAPFVFALERPSELVPNHEVQEFVWVPLAFLADRRNRRAMTWVRAGLPVPMPCYHFGDRVIWGLTLRIVDELLELVGR, encoded by the coding sequence ATGGTTCGATTGCCCGACCTCGGCGCCTTCGCCGCGATCCTCGCCGCGCACCCGGCGCGCGTCGACGACGCCGTTCGCGACGCTCACAAGGCGGCCGTGGCGGCGGTGCTGCGGCAGGAGAGCGAGGGCCCCGAGCTGCTCTTCATCCGCCGTGCCGAGCACCCGCGGGATCCCTGGTCCGGGCAGATGGGGCTGCCGGGCGGCCGGGTCGATCCCGGCGACGCCGACCCGTTGGCGGCGGCAGTCCGGGAGACGCGCGAGGAGCTGTCGCTCGATCTCGGGACGCACGGAGCGCTGATCGGTCGGCTCTCCGAAGTGCGAACCCACCTCGCGCTCGGCCGACTGCCGCATTGCGTCGCCCCGTTCGTCTTCGCGCTCGAGCGTCCGAGCGAGCTGGTGCCGAACCACGAGGTCCAGGAGTTCGTCTGGGTTCCGCTCGCCTTCCTCGCCGATCGGCGGAACCGGCGGGCGATGACCTGGGTGCGAGCCGGCCTCCCGGTGCCGATGCCCTGCTACCACTTCGGGGATCGGGTGATCTGGGGGCTGACCCTGCGCATCGTCGACGAGCTGCTCGAGCTCGTCGGGCGCTGA
- a CDS encoding DUF2878 domain-containing protein — translation MMPPARQRLLNLALYEIGWFACVLGAAHGRGEAGALLALALLGVHVALSRDRAGELAIVAAAGLVGLSVDSLLAASGRLAFADAPVAFLAPPWVLALWMQLGSTLRGALAWLGRRPGLAALLGAAGGPLAFLAGERMGAAVWGEPRWVTALALGLAWGLATPLLFVCAARLGRGRPSGYR, via the coding sequence ATGATGCCGCCGGCCCGCCAACGCCTGCTCAACCTCGCGCTCTACGAGATCGGGTGGTTCGCCTGCGTTCTCGGTGCGGCGCACGGCCGGGGCGAGGCCGGCGCGCTCCTCGCGCTCGCTCTGCTCGGTGTGCACGTCGCGCTCTCGCGCGATCGTGCCGGTGAGCTCGCCATCGTCGCCGCGGCCGGTCTGGTCGGGCTGTCGGTCGACAGCCTCCTTGCCGCCAGCGGGCGGCTCGCCTTCGCCGACGCTCCGGTCGCCTTCCTCGCCCCACCGTGGGTGCTGGCGCTCTGGATGCAGCTCGGCAGCACCCTGCGCGGTGCCCTCGCCTGGCTGGGCCGGCGACCGGGGCTCGCCGCGCTCCTCGGCGCCGCCGGCGGCCCGCTGGCGTTCCTCGCCGGCGAACGAATGGGCGCTGCGGTCTGGGGCGAACCGCGCTGGGTGACGGCTCTCGCCCTCGGCCTCGCCTGGGGCCTCGCGACACCGCTGCTCTTCGTCTGCGCCGCCCGGCTCGGACGCGGTCGCCCGAGCGGCTACCGCTGA
- a CDS encoding YhgN family NAAT transporter — protein MTLASAAVLLFLVMDPLGNVPLFVSALAGVPVERRTRVLVRELLIALAVLLGFLFGGRATLDLLGIREESISIAGGIVLFLISIRMLFPVHDDGREQSRSEPFIVPMAIPLLAGPSTFATLILLAGQGGARPALLAGALFAAWAASAAILLASPALDRLLGERGLMAMERLMGLLLVALSVQMFLDGVAVYLR, from the coding sequence ATGACCCTCGCCTCCGCCGCCGTCCTGCTCTTCCTGGTGATGGACCCGCTGGGCAACGTGCCACTCTTCGTCTCGGCGCTCGCCGGCGTGCCGGTCGAGCGGCGCACGCGGGTGCTGGTGCGCGAGCTGCTGATCGCTCTTGCCGTGCTGCTGGGGTTCCTCTTCGGCGGACGCGCGACGCTCGACCTGCTGGGCATCCGCGAGGAGTCGATCTCGATCGCCGGCGGCATCGTGCTCTTCCTGATCTCGATCCGCATGCTCTTCCCGGTCCACGACGACGGGCGCGAGCAGAGCCGCTCCGAGCCGTTCATCGTGCCGATGGCGATCCCGCTGCTCGCCGGACCGTCGACCTTCGCGACGCTCATCCTGCTCGCCGGTCAGGGCGGCGCGCGGCCCGCCCTGCTCGCCGGCGCGCTGTTTGCCGCCTGGGCCGCCTCGGCGGCGATTCTCCTCGCCTCGCCGGCGCTCGACCGGCTGCTCGGCGAACGCGGCCTGATGGCGATGGAGCGCCTGATGGGGCTGCTGCTCGTCGCCCTCTCGGTGCAGATGTTCCTCGACGGCGTCGCCGTCTATCTGCGCTGA